In the Drosophila biarmipes strain raj3 chromosome X, RU_DBia_V1.1, whole genome shotgun sequence genome, one interval contains:
- the LOC108024826 gene encoding zinc finger protein 184, translating to MPPGTQITSDSDMETVLEEFKQRHERRNSTGSAKYACSVPECGATFKRLDQLDRHEYHHTGIKKHACAYEGCDKTYSIVTHLKRHLRSTHERPESAVKKTVKCALEECSKMFISVSNMTRHMRETHESPRVYPCSHCSAKFSQKLKLKRHEIREHTQEYPFSCSKCSRGFYQEWQCQSHEPSCKQYECPGCPQKFDKWSLYTKHCRDTLHGKNRHKCERCECAFDKPSDLKQHIEVKHKEASQKEEHAFTCTEEGCGKSYAYLRNLRQHMLTAHSGRRFECQTADCGRCFSSAQNLAKHLLRDHKDGKVKKDKKPKAKEANPRKRRRDAGRSKHSQLSKLACLQLDKDDEEAVRERKPLALEKVKQSLAEDPVEELLARALQDMEEMDNE from the exons atgccgCCTGGTACGCAAATTACGAGCGACAGCGACATGGAGACCGTTCTGGAGGAGTTCAAGCAGCGCCATGAGCGCCGGAACAGCACGGGATCCGCCAAGTACGCCTGCAGCGTGCCCGAATGCGGCGCCACCTTCAAGCGCCTTGACCAGTTGGACCGGCATGAATATCACCACACGGGAATC AAGAAGCACGCCTGTGCCTACGAGGGCTGCGACAAAACCTACTCCATAGTGACGCACTTGAAGCGGCACCTGCGTAGCACCCACGAGCGCCCGGAGTCGGCGGTCAAGAAGACCGTGAAGTGCGCCCTCGAGGAGTGCAGCAAGATGTTCATATCGGTCAGCAACATGACGCGCCACATGCGCGAAACGCACGAGAGCCCGCGCGTCTATCCGTGCAGCCACTGCAGCGCCAAGTTCTCGCAGAAACTCAAGCTGAAGCGCCACGAGATCAGGGAGCACACGCAGGAGTACCCCTTCAGCTGCTCGAAGTGCTCGCGCGGCTTCTACCAGGAGTGGCAGTGCCAGAGCCACGAGCCCAGCTGCAAGCAGTACGAGTGTCCCGGCTGTCCGCAGAAGTTCGACAAGTGGTCGCTCTACACGAAACACTGTCGTGACACGTTGCACGGCAAGAATCGCCACAAATGCGAGCGCTGTGAGTGCGCCTTCGACAAGCCCAGCGACCTGAAGCAGCACATCGAGGTGAAGCACAAGGAGGCGAGCCAGAAGGAGGAGCACGCCTTCACCTGCACAGAGGAGGGCTGCGGCAAGAGCTACGCGTACCTGAGGAATCTCCGCCAGCACATGCTGACCGCCCATTCGGGCAGGCGTTTCGAGTGCCAGACCGCGGACTGCGGACGCTGCTTCAGCAGTGCCCAGAATCTGGCGAAACATCTGCTCAGGGATCACAAGGATGGTAAGGTGAAGAAGGACAAGAAACCGAAGGCCAAAGAGGCCAATCCCCGCAAGAGGAGGCGCGACGCCGGGCGCAGCAAGCACTCGCAGCTCTCCAAGCTGGCCTGCCTGCAACTGGACAAGGACGACGAGGAGGCGGTGCGGGAACGAAAGCCCTTGGCCCTGGAGAAGGTCAAACAATCGCTGGCGGAGGATCCCGTCGAGGAGCTGCTGGCACGCGCCCTTCAAGATATGGAGGAAATGGATAACGAGTGA
- the LOC108024287 gene encoding zinc finger protein 177 yields MEAAICRVCLDNNESMLNIFGRSHESGTCIANILSQWSGYPVEMHDPFPKTICTSCLQDAENAYNLDMEQKFDQITTPLLENLDKDKEQVSKAKESELAETVHQEIHIKEEVPDFWATKEPEVINEPLVEDIFEEEPCHNISHLDSGPAIKENVQRKFHGPNDRDVGMQDDASYYNFLGLGSGPETKENVQGKFHGPNDRDVRVHDEDLLHSISDSDFGSVTKEDAQGKFYGPNDRAVELRDDAPYHITTDSDSELVNRENAQGKFYGPNDRDVETHDDAPCHNLSDSGFAPVTKKNVQGKFSGPKDKAVKEQDEAPFKCSQCPKTFSAKASYQQHLRVHKGRTFKCHLCMATFKVANILKVHMRIHTGERPYHCGLCNMTFTTNSNLNRHMRTVHSTTERRRYRLRMPPTTA; encoded by the coding sequence ATGGAGGCGGCCATATGTCGTGTTTGCCTGGATAACAACGAGAGCATGCTCAATATCTTCGGACGGTCGCACGAGTCTGGGACTTGCATTGCGAACATACTCTCCCAGTGGAGTGGCTATCCCGTCGAGATGCACGATCCCTTCCCCAAGACCATTTGCACGTCCTGCCTGCAGGACGCAGAGAATGCCTACAACCTAGATATGGAACAAAAATTTGATCAGATCACGACGCCCCTGTTGGAGAACCTGGACAAGGACAAGGAGCAGGTGTCCAAAGCGAAGGAATCCGAGCTGGCAGAAACAGTCCACCAGGAGATCCACATCAAGGAAGAAGTCCCCGACTTCTGGGCCACAAAGGAACCCGAAGTGATCAACGAGCCTCTGGTAGAGGACATTTTCGAGGAAGAACCGTGCCATAATATCTCACACCTGGACTCTGGCCCAGCGATTAAGGAAAATGTACAGAGGAAATTCCATGGCCCTAACGATAGAGATGTTGGAATGCAGGATGATGCTTCTTACTATAATTTCTTGGGCTTGGGCTCTGGCCCAGAGACTAAGGAAAATGTACAGGGGAAATTCCATGGGCCCAACGATAGAGATGTTAGAGTACATGATGAAGATCTTTTGCATAGCATCTCTGACTCGGATTTTGGATCAGTGACAAAGGAAGATGCACAGGGGAAATTCTATGGCCCCAACGATAGAGCTGTTGAATTGCGGGATGATGCTCCTTACCATATAACCACAGACTCGGACTCTGAACTGGTGAATAGGGAAAATGCACAGGGGAAATTCTATGGCCCCAACGATAGAGATGTTGAGACACATGATGATGCTCCATGCCATAACCTCTCTGACTCGGGTTTTGCACCTGTGACAAAGAAAAATGTACAGGGAAAATTCAGTGGCCCTAAGGATAAAGCTGTCAAAGAGCAGGATGAGGCTCCTTTCAAGTGTTCGCAGTGTCCAAAGACCTTTTCGGCGAAGGCAAGTTACCAACAACACTTGAGGGTGCACAAGGGGCGAACCTTCAAGTGTCACCTCTGTATGGCCACCTTCAAAGTGGCCAATATCCTCAAGGTTCACATGCGCATCCACACCGGAGAACGGCCGTACCACTGTGGCCTCTGCAACATGACCTTTACAACCAATTCCAATCTCAATCGGCACATGCGAACGGTCCATTCCACAACCGAGCGCAGGCGTTACAGACTGCGAATGCCGCCAACGACCGCCTAA
- the LOC108024827 gene encoding 39S ribosomal protein L22, mitochondrial gives MHKVIRQMGQLRLQASQGAALLRSGETGQPAVASTAPPALQAKSLHTGASAGPLCAKWNKYNYGPRKWLEYNKTVHPPQEADEEPRKAYVCHMRNHIKYSPDKMWYIAAFVRGMSVDEALKQLNFVLKKGATDVKETILEAQQMAVERHNVEYKSNLWIAESFVGKGRVYKGVRRHARGRFGKVEYKHCHYFVRLEEGEPPQHYYQEPQTPEQQYEHWLEQMRSRKVINSL, from the exons ATGCACAAGGTGATCCGGCAGATGGGCCAGCTGCGCCTGCAGGCGTCGCAGGGAGCCGCGCTCCTCAGATCGGGGGAAACCGGCCAGCCGGCCGTCGCATCAACAGCACCACCTGCCCTCCAAGCGAAATCCCTGCACACGGGCGCCTCCGCCGGACCCTTGTGTGCCAAGTGGAACAAGTACAACTACGGACCACGGAAGTGGCTGGAGTACAACAAGACGGTGCATCCGCCGCAGGAAGCGGACGAGGAGCCCAGGAAGGCG TACGTCTGCCATATGCGCAACCACATCAAATACAGTCCGGACAAGATGTGGTACATCGCCGCCTTCGTGCGCGGCATGTCCGTCGATGAGGCCCTCAAGCAGCTGAACTTCGTGCTCAAAAAGGGAGCCACCGACGTCAAGGAGACCATCCTGGAGGCCCAGCAAATGGCCGTGGAGCGTCACAACGTGGAGTACAAGAGCAATCTGTGGATCG CCGAATCCTTTGTGGGCAAGGGACGCGTCTACAAGGGCGTGAGGCGCCACGCCCGCGGGCGCTTCGGCAAGGTGGAGTACAAGCACTGCCACTACTTCGTGAGGCTGGAGGAGGGCGAGCCGCCGCAGCACTACTACCAGGAGCCGCAGACGCCGGAGCAGCAGTACGAGCACTGGCTGGAGCAGATGCGCAGCCGGAAGGTCATCAACTCTCTGTAG